A stretch of the Conexibacter woesei Iso977N genome encodes the following:
- a CDS encoding dipeptidase, whose protein sequence is MQPIFDGHHDALTRADHANLVTGRDGGHLDLPRAAAGGLVASMWAIFCSGPGGVDLDFEAAPGGGYDIPLDPEVPHDFAAAEATAAAGRLLALERAGHLRVARSVADLDAAADGSGPHAAVMHLEGAEPLDISLEALDAWHAMGLRSVGPVWSRPNRFGNGVPFRFPHSPDTGEGLTDAGRALVRKLNAYNMVVDLSHLNTRGFWDVAGITDAPLIATHCGAHAVAPASRNLTDDQLDEIGRTNGLVGIPYIVDFLRPDGKLDADTPLTQVVAHVRHVADRIGAGHVALGSDFDGGVIPQELGDVAGLPKLLDALRAGGFTEAEVAGIAWNNWRRVLAATWA, encoded by the coding sequence ATGCAGCCGATCTTCGACGGCCACCACGACGCGCTCACGCGCGCCGACCACGCGAACCTGGTGACCGGCCGCGACGGCGGTCACCTCGACCTGCCGCGCGCGGCGGCCGGCGGGCTGGTCGCCTCGATGTGGGCGATCTTCTGCTCGGGCCCGGGCGGCGTCGACCTCGACTTCGAGGCGGCTCCCGGCGGCGGCTACGACATCCCGCTCGATCCCGAGGTCCCGCACGACTTCGCCGCCGCCGAGGCGACCGCCGCGGCCGGGCGCCTGCTCGCGCTGGAGCGCGCCGGCCACCTGCGCGTCGCGCGCAGCGTCGCCGACCTCGACGCCGCCGCCGACGGGAGCGGCCCGCACGCCGCGGTCATGCACCTCGAGGGTGCCGAGCCGCTGGACATTTCGCTCGAAGCGCTCGACGCCTGGCACGCCATGGGCCTGCGCTCGGTCGGCCCCGTCTGGAGCCGCCCCAACCGCTTCGGGAACGGCGTCCCGTTCAGGTTCCCGCACTCGCCCGACACCGGCGAGGGCCTGACCGACGCAGGCCGCGCGCTGGTCAGGAAGCTCAACGCCTACAACATGGTCGTCGACCTGTCGCACTTGAACACGCGCGGCTTCTGGGACGTCGCCGGGATCACCGACGCGCCGCTGATCGCCACCCACTGCGGCGCCCACGCGGTCGCACCCGCCTCGCGCAACCTCACCGACGACCAGCTCGACGAGATCGGCAGGACCAACGGGTTGGTCGGCATCCCCTACATCGTGGACTTCCTGCGCCCCGACGGGAAGCTCGACGCCGACACGCCGCTGACCCAGGTCGTCGCCCACGTCCGCCACGTCGCCGACCGCATCGGCGCCGGCCACGTCGCACTCGGCTCCGACTTCGACGGCGGCGTGATCCCGCAGGAGCTCGGCGACGTCGCCGGACTCCCGAAGCTCCTCGACGCGCTGCGCGCCGGCGGCTTCACCGAGGCCGAGGTCGCCGGCATCGCCTGGAACAACTGGCGCCGCGTGCTCGCGGCGACCTGGGCCTAG
- a CDS encoding helix-turn-helix domain-containing protein: protein MAAHDLVRLLDLDPELGDRLAPEDQQRALHQLVAETLRVPTGRWDAAGAIDPAGTPLGLLILDGLLLRDLDLGRRASTEVLGFGDILRPWDTDAAASELPLVARWTVLEPLRLAVLDERFLHLVVRFPPVVDALFARTARRHRGLAVRLVVNQLVRLEDRLLLALWALAERWGRVTPDGVLVPMGLTHSALARLVGARRPSVTSALGDLSRDHLLERTEDGWLLRGDPAHLVDPVTERLLSPA from the coding sequence GTGGCTGCCCACGACCTCGTCCGCCTGCTCGATCTCGACCCGGAACTCGGGGATCGACTCGCGCCCGAGGACCAGCAGCGCGCGCTGCACCAGCTCGTCGCCGAGACGCTCCGCGTCCCGACCGGTCGCTGGGACGCGGCCGGCGCGATCGATCCCGCCGGCACGCCGCTGGGCCTGCTGATCCTCGATGGCCTGCTGCTGCGCGACCTCGACCTCGGCCGCCGCGCCTCGACCGAGGTGCTCGGCTTCGGCGACATCCTGCGGCCGTGGGACACCGACGCCGCCGCGTCCGAGCTGCCGCTCGTCGCGCGCTGGACGGTCCTGGAGCCGCTGCGCCTCGCGGTCCTCGACGAGCGCTTCCTGCACCTCGTGGTGCGCTTCCCGCCGGTCGTCGATGCGCTCTTCGCCCGCACGGCGCGCCGCCACCGCGGCCTGGCGGTCCGGCTCGTCGTCAACCAGCTCGTGCGCCTGGAGGACCGGCTGCTGCTCGCGCTCTGGGCGCTGGCCGAGCGCTGGGGCCGCGTCACGCCCGACGGCGTCCTGGTCCCGATGGGCCTGACCCACTCGGCGCTGGCCCGCCTCGTCGGCGCCCGCCGCCCGTCGGTCACGTCCGCGCTGGGCGACCTCTCGCGCGACCACCTGCTGGAGCGCACCGAGGACGGCTGGCTCCTGCGCGGCGACCCGGCCCACCTCGTGGACCCGGTCACCGAGCGCCTGCTCTCGCCGGCCTAG
- a CDS encoding winged helix-turn-helix transcriptional regulator, with amino-acid sequence MSPETEPTAVAEPRPCAIADALELIGERWALLVVREMFWGNHRFSQIQRATGAPRDILSARLRSLVEAGILERRPYSERPPRDEYHLTKRGRALSPVLMAIQEWSYAEIDDGCTHRFPHHDHQVDPVSRFTCRVCGEELR; translated from the coding sequence GTGAGTCCGGAAACCGAACCGACCGCCGTCGCCGAGCCGCGGCCGTGCGCCATCGCCGACGCGCTGGAGCTGATCGGCGAGCGCTGGGCGCTGCTGGTCGTGCGCGAGATGTTCTGGGGCAACCACCGCTTCTCGCAGATCCAGCGCGCGACCGGCGCGCCGCGCGACATCCTCAGCGCGCGCCTGCGGTCGCTGGTGGAGGCGGGGATCCTGGAGCGACGCCCGTACAGCGAGCGCCCGCCGCGCGACGAGTACCACCTGACCAAGCGCGGGCGCGCGCTGTCGCCGGTGCTGATGGCGATCCAGGAGTGGTCGTACGCCGAGATCGACGACGGCTGCACGCACCGCTTCCCGCACCACGACCACCAGGTCGATCCGGTGTCGAGGTTCACGTGCCGCGTGTGCGGCGAGGAGCTGCGCTAG
- a CDS encoding EAL domain-containing protein yields MDHVRTEPHDPATLQEAEARFRIAFEEAGISMAIVGLDGSFLRVNRALTELLGYSSEQLIEGGMALVHHPDGEAISQSWEHLRTGQIERYQFDRPYRHAAGHVIWGETTMALVRDHDGNPMYTIGQLQDVSGRRVAEERAARRAGQQTALARLSQLALIEQDFDALASATVRAITNTLDVSLAGLSAVEPGSAAPRHLAGAHADDPGESAAARLDIQHSRCTLERSAPVVVRDVANETRFDVRALRARGLASGMVVPVAGEDEAPFGVLGMYATAPRKFDDDDLAFLQSVANVLTGALRRLAAERGLRHQALHDPLTQLPNRALLLDRLRLALARRRREARWVAVLHFDLDDFKGVNDSLGHVAGDALLRALAPRLSEALRPSDTLARLGGDEYAILLEGLEDPAESVRVAERLLAVVGEPVELSGATLRLSASIGIALAAPTASDESEDLLRDAGVAMYRAKRAGGGRSELFDDAMRAETVERIALTNDLREAIENGQLRLEYQPLVHLGRRQASGFEALVRWTHPERGEIGPGRFIPLAEQHGLIEPLGQWVMREALTQLRRWHDSGFATKMGMSVNVSRVQLSRPGLADEIFALLDELALAPDRLIVEVTESAVMEDPDVANATLDALNDHGVRIALDDFGVGQSSLACLRDLPLNALKLDRQFITSLASSREAAAIVRAVCDMARTLRFGVVAEGVETEAQSQVVEALGCDFGQGFLYARPTRPEDIRAAVAELDARLGGAVGSAA; encoded by the coding sequence GTGGATCACGTCCGCACAGAGCCGCACGACCCTGCGACGCTGCAGGAGGCCGAAGCCCGCTTCCGCATCGCGTTCGAGGAGGCCGGCATCAGCATGGCCATCGTCGGGCTCGACGGCTCCTTCCTGCGGGTCAACCGCGCGCTGACCGAGCTGCTCGGCTACTCGTCCGAGCAGCTGATCGAAGGCGGCATGGCGCTCGTCCACCACCCCGACGGCGAGGCGATCTCGCAGAGCTGGGAGCACCTGCGCACCGGCCAGATCGAGCGCTACCAGTTCGACCGCCCGTACCGCCACGCCGCCGGCCACGTGATCTGGGGCGAGACGACGATGGCGCTGGTCCGCGACCACGACGGCAACCCGATGTACACGATCGGCCAGCTCCAGGACGTCAGCGGCCGCAGGGTCGCCGAGGAGCGCGCGGCTCGCCGCGCCGGGCAGCAGACCGCGCTCGCGCGCCTGTCGCAGCTCGCGCTGATCGAGCAGGACTTCGACGCGCTCGCCAGCGCGACGGTCCGGGCGATCACCAACACCTTGGACGTCTCGCTCGCCGGCCTGTCGGCCGTCGAGCCCGGCAGCGCCGCACCGCGCCACCTCGCGGGCGCCCACGCCGACGACCCCGGCGAGTCCGCCGCCGCGCGGCTCGACATCCAGCACTCGCGCTGCACGCTGGAGCGCAGCGCGCCGGTCGTCGTCCGCGACGTCGCGAACGAGACGCGCTTCGACGTCAGGGCGCTGCGGGCGCGCGGGCTGGCCTCCGGCATGGTCGTCCCGGTCGCGGGCGAGGACGAGGCGCCGTTCGGCGTGCTCGGCATGTACGCGACCGCGCCGCGCAAGTTCGACGACGACGACCTCGCGTTCCTGCAGTCGGTCGCCAACGTGCTGACCGGCGCGCTGCGCCGCCTCGCCGCCGAGCGCGGGCTGCGCCACCAAGCCCTCCATGATCCCCTGACGCAGCTGCCCAACCGGGCGCTGCTGCTCGACCGGCTGCGGCTCGCGCTGGCGCGGCGCCGCCGCGAGGCGCGCTGGGTCGCGGTCCTGCACTTCGACCTCGACGACTTCAAGGGCGTCAACGACTCGCTCGGCCACGTCGCCGGCGACGCGCTCCTGCGGGCCTTGGCGCCGCGGTTGAGCGAGGCGCTGCGGCCGTCCGACACGCTCGCGCGCCTCGGCGGCGACGAGTACGCGATCCTGCTGGAGGGGCTGGAGGACCCGGCCGAGTCGGTCAGGGTCGCCGAGCGGCTGCTCGCCGTCGTCGGCGAGCCGGTGGAGCTCTCCGGCGCCACGCTGCGGCTGAGCGCGTCGATCGGGATCGCGCTCGCCGCGCCGACCGCGTCGGACGAGAGCGAGGACCTGCTGCGCGACGCCGGCGTCGCCATGTACCGCGCCAAGCGCGCGGGCGGCGGGCGCTCCGAGCTGTTCGACGACGCGATGCGCGCCGAGACCGTCGAGCGGATCGCGCTGACCAACGACCTGCGCGAGGCGATCGAGAACGGCCAGCTGCGGCTCGAGTACCAGCCGCTGGTCCACCTCGGCCGCCGCCAGGCGTCCGGCTTCGAGGCGCTCGTGCGCTGGACCCATCCCGAGCGCGGCGAGATCGGGCCCGGGCGCTTCATCCCGCTCGCCGAGCAGCACGGGCTGATCGAGCCGCTGGGCCAGTGGGTCATGCGCGAGGCGCTGACCCAGCTGCGCCGCTGGCACGATTCCGGGTTCGCGACCAAGATGGGGATGTCGGTCAACGTGTCGCGCGTGCAGCTGTCGCGCCCGGGGCTGGCCGACGAGATCTTCGCGCTGCTCGACGAGCTGGCGCTCGCGCCCGACCGGCTGATCGTCGAGGTCACCGAGTCGGCCGTGATGGAGGACCCGGACGTCGCCAACGCGACGCTCGACGCGCTCAACGACCACGGGGTCCGGATCGCCCTGGACGACTTCGGCGTCGGGCAGTCGTCGCTGGCCTGCCTGCGCGACCTGCCGCTCAACGCGCTGAAGCTCGACCGCCAGTTCATCACGTCGCTTGCGTCCTCGCGCGAGGCCGCGGCGATCGTGCGTGCGGTCTGCGACATGGCGCGGACGCTGCGCTTCGGCGTCGTCGCCGAGGGCGTCGAGACCGAGGCGCAGTCGCAGGTCGTCGAGGCGCTGGGCTGCGACTTCGGCCAGGGCTTCCTGTACGCCCGGCCGACGCGGCCCGAGGACATCCGGGCCGCGGTGGCCGAGCTGGACGCGCGCCTGGGCGGCGCGGTCGGCAGCGCTGCGTAG
- a CDS encoding 5'/3'-nucleotidase SurE has protein sequence MNLRRTSTAVLALAAVAAAPAAAQAKTTKNVKPLRVLVSNDDGVRAPGIDALVTALRKLPKVTVTVVAPAANQSGTGGKTTPGALTATKTTTKSGYPAIAVKGFPADSVNYAFSKVIKKSKVDLVIAGINAGANLGPFVDLSGTVGAARAGAAHGVAALATSAGTPTITNFADAAKQTTAWVTANRTRLKASTVQNLNIPQCSAGHARGTTPATSTAQTPANANVFATVDCTQSTAASRDEITSFLAGFATLTKIPAKPAAA, from the coding sequence ATGAACCTCCGCCGTACCTCCACCGCCGTCCTGGCCCTCGCCGCCGTCGCCGCCGCGCCGGCCGCCGCCCAGGCCAAGACCACCAAGAACGTCAAGCCGCTGCGCGTCCTCGTCTCCAACGACGACGGCGTCAGGGCGCCGGGCATCGACGCGCTCGTCACCGCGCTGCGCAAGCTGCCGAAGGTCACCGTGACCGTCGTCGCGCCCGCCGCGAACCAGTCCGGCACCGGCGGCAAGACCACGCCCGGCGCGCTGACCGCGACCAAGACCACCACCAAGTCCGGCTACCCGGCGATCGCCGTCAAGGGCTTCCCGGCCGACTCGGTGAACTACGCGTTCAGCAAGGTCATCAAGAAGTCCAAGGTCGACCTCGTCATCGCCGGGATCAACGCGGGCGCGAACCTCGGCCCGTTCGTCGACCTCTCCGGCACCGTCGGCGCCGCCCGCGCGGGCGCGGCCCACGGCGTCGCGGCGCTCGCGACCTCCGCGGGCACGCCGACCATCACGAACTTCGCCGACGCCGCCAAGCAGACGACCGCGTGGGTCACGGCCAACCGGACCAGGTTGAAGGCCTCGACGGTCCAGAACCTCAACATCCCGCAGTGCTCGGCCGGCCACGCCCGCGGCACGACGCCCGCGACGAGCACCGCCCAGACGCCCGCGAACGCCAACGTCTTCGCGACCGTCGACTGCACGCAGAGCACCGCCGCGTCCAGGGACGAGATCACGTCCTTCCTCGCCGGCTTCGCGACGCTGACGAAGATCCCGGCGAAGCCCGCCGCCGCGTAG
- a CDS encoding metal-sensitive transcriptional regulator, whose translation MADAPATRGYSATKDQLLKRLRRVEGQVRGIEGMVEDERYCIDVLTQISAVQAALDKVALGLLDQHANHCVMGAPDEGAKAEKTEELMAAVGRLMRRG comes from the coding sequence ATGGCTGACGCTCCGGCAACCCGTGGCTACTCCGCCACCAAGGACCAGCTGCTCAAGCGCCTGCGGCGCGTCGAGGGCCAGGTCCGCGGCATCGAGGGGATGGTGGAGGACGAGCGCTACTGCATCGACGTCCTCACCCAGATCAGCGCGGTGCAGGCCGCGCTCGACAAGGTCGCGCTCGGGCTGCTCGACCAGCACGCCAACCACTGCGTGATGGGCGCGCCCGACGAGGGGGCGAAGGCCGAGAAGACGGAGGAGTTGATGGCGGCCGTGGGGCGGTTGATGCGGCGGGGGTAG
- a CDS encoding thiolase family protein, which yields MREAVIVDAVRTPIGRGKAGKGALNPVHPVDLLAHSLRALVERTGIDPTRIDDVIGGCVDQVAEQAMNTTRYAVLAAGLPESVPATTVDRQCGSSQQAVHFAAQGVISGAYDAVIACGVESMSRVPMWSNVPPGADPFGPGVAARYPDGLVPQGVSAELIAAKWELPRSDLDRFSLESHQRAAAATEAGKFADEVVPIGDVATDESIRPGTTLEALAGLKPAFEDPAMGARFPQIDWRVTAGNSSPTNDGSAAVLVTTPEMARELGLTPKAKLKAFSVVGDDPLYMLTGVIPATAKVLEKADLSLDDIDLFEVNEAFASVVLAWQRETGADLSKVNVNGGAIALGHPLGASGARITATLVNAMAQNGARYALQTMCEAGGLANAMVLEAV from the coding sequence ATGCGCGAAGCCGTGATCGTCGATGCCGTCCGGACCCCGATCGGACGGGGCAAGGCCGGCAAGGGCGCGCTGAACCCCGTCCACCCCGTCGACCTGCTCGCCCACTCGCTGCGCGCGCTCGTCGAGCGCACCGGGATCGACCCGACCCGGATCGACGACGTGATCGGCGGCTGCGTCGACCAGGTCGCCGAGCAGGCGATGAACACCACGCGCTACGCGGTCCTCGCCGCGGGCCTGCCGGAGTCGGTCCCGGCCACGACCGTCGACCGCCAGTGCGGCAGCTCGCAGCAGGCGGTCCACTTCGCCGCCCAGGGCGTCATCTCCGGCGCCTACGACGCGGTGATCGCGTGCGGCGTCGAGTCGATGAGCCGCGTCCCGATGTGGTCCAACGTCCCGCCCGGCGCCGACCCGTTCGGCCCCGGCGTCGCGGCGCGCTACCCGGACGGCCTCGTGCCCCAGGGCGTCAGCGCCGAGCTGATCGCCGCCAAGTGGGAGCTGCCGCGCTCCGACCTCGACCGCTTCTCGCTCGAGTCCCACCAGCGCGCGGCGGCCGCGACCGAGGCCGGCAAGTTCGCCGACGAGGTCGTCCCGATCGGCGACGTCGCGACCGACGAGTCGATCCGCCCCGGCACGACGCTGGAGGCGCTCGCCGGCCTCAAGCCCGCCTTCGAGGATCCCGCGATGGGCGCGCGCTTCCCGCAGATCGACTGGCGCGTGACCGCGGGCAACTCGTCGCCGACCAATGACGGCAGCGCCGCGGTCCTGGTCACCACGCCCGAGATGGCACGCGAGCTCGGCCTCACGCCCAAGGCCAAGTTGAAGGCCTTCTCCGTCGTCGGCGACGACCCGCTCTACATGCTCACCGGGGTCATCCCGGCCACAGCGAAAGTGCTGGAGAAGGCTGACCTCTCGCTGGACGACATCGACCTCTTCGAGGTCAACGAGGCGTTCGCCTCGGTCGTCCTGGCCTGGCAGCGCGAGACCGGCGCGGACCTGAGCAAGGTCAACGTCAACGGCGGCGCGATCGCCCTCGGCCACCCGCTCGGCGCGTCCGGCGCGCGGATCACCGCGACGCTCGTCAACGCGATGGCCCAGAACGGCGCCCGCTACGCGCTGCAGACGATGTGCGAGGCCGGCGGCCTCGCGAACGCGATGGTGCTCGAAGCGGTCTAA